One window of the Salminus brasiliensis chromosome 1, fSalBra1.hap2, whole genome shotgun sequence genome contains the following:
- the LOC140536566 gene encoding carbohydrate sulfotransferase 12-like: MKLRQLFFVLILGCVLLMFYVNKTWKERHEAQKIPSNSARKSLLIADHGYSEPQPETVNSSSFGSGLRFFYNLLWDGFRASDEETNEEDGMSVDTELEDRKCEWKSHSSPIPLELKHRQYTRKKLIHDLCDSNGTLGINEQWQSVDEIPNLELSNLLVDDRHGIIYCYVPKVACTEWKRIMIVLSESLKVDGVPYKDPSDIPETLIHGNTTQYLNQYPRKVMKHKLQRYKKFMFVREPFVRLISAFRDKFQKENQQFYMYHAVKMLKKFAKVPKPPASAKEAFTAGIAPSFSNFIQYILSLPAKNYTVLDEHWRQVTHLCHPCLIDYDFIGKMETIEDDAAHLLRLLHVDNVVQFPSNKSTTTDEHWIKTWFASIPTKWRRKLYKKYETDYKLFGYHDPEHFLHP, translated from the coding sequence ATGAAACTGAGACAGCTCTTCTTTGTTTTAATTCTGGGATGTGTCCTCCTGATGTTTTATGTCAACAAAACCTGGAAAGAAAGACATGAAGCACAGAAAATCCCCAGCAATTCTGCAAGGAAATCTTTGCTTATAGCCGACCATGGATATTCTGAGCCACAGCCAGAGACCGTCAATAGTAGCTCCTTTGGATCAGGCTTGCGTTTCTTCTACAACCTGCTCTGGGATGGATTCAGAGCCTCCGATGAGGAGACAAATGAAGAGGATGGCATGTCTGTGGACACAGAGCTGGAGGACAGGAAATGTGAGTGGAAGAGTCACTCTAGTCCGATTCCTCTGGAGCTCAAACACAGACAGTACACTCGTAAGAAGCTGATTCATGACCTGTGTGACAGCAATGGCACCTTAGGCATCAATGAACAATGGCAGTCAGTTGATGAAATCCCCAACCTGGAACTCAGCAACCTGCTTGTGGATGACCGGCATGGAATCATCTACTGCTATGTTCCAAAAGTTGCGTGCACTGAGTGGAAGCGGATCATGATTGTTCTGAGTGAAAGTCTAAAGGTGGATGGTGTTCCTTACAAAGATCCTTCAGATATTCCTGAAACACTAATTCATGGAAACACCACCCAGTACCTTAACCAGTACCCCAGAAAGGTGATGAAACACAAACTGCAAAGGTACAAGAAGTTCATGTTTGTCAGAGAGCCATTTGTTAGACTGATCTCAGCCTTCAGAGACAAgttccaaaaagaaaatcagcagtTTTACATGTACCATGCTGTCAAGATGCTGAAGAAATTCGCCAAAGTCCCCAAACCACCAGCATCTGCGAAAGAAGCGTTCACCGCTGGCATTGCACCCTCTTTCTCCAACTTCATCCAGTATATACTGAGCCTACCAGCaaagaactacacagtgctggATGAGCACTGGAGGCAAGTTACTCACCTGTGTCACCCATGCTTGATTGATTATGACTTTATAGGGAAGATGGAGACCATAGAAGACGACGCTGCCCACCTGCTGCGATTGCTCCATGTTGATAATGTCGTCCAGTTCCCAAGCAACAAAAGCACCACGACCGATGAACACTGGATAAAGACATGGTTTGCCAGCATTCCCACTAAATGGAGGAGGAAACTGTACAAAAAGTATGAGACAGACTACAAATTATTTGGATACCATGATCCTGAACATTTCCTACATCCATGA